From one Oceanimonas doudoroffii genomic stretch:
- a CDS encoding Nif3-like dinuclear metal center hexameric protein, producing MNNMELEQLLNRQLNVDAIKDYCPNGLQVEGRTQVRHIVTGVTASQALIERAIELGADALLVHHGYFWKGESQPVRGIKRRRLKALLEHDINLYAYHLPLDIAPELGNNAQLARLLDIAVTGPLEPGNPLSVAMQGELGTPVSGAELANRIEQRLGRSVLHVGEGGPQSIRRVGWCTGGGQGYIDLAAAQGMDAFISGEVSEQTVHSAREQGIHFFAAGHHATERYGVKALGEWLTQAHGIQVDFVDIDNPA from the coding sequence ATGAACAACATGGAGCTCGAACAGCTGCTGAACCGGCAGCTAAACGTGGACGCCATAAAGGATTATTGCCCGAATGGGCTGCAAGTGGAAGGCAGGACCCAGGTGCGCCATATTGTTACCGGGGTGACCGCCAGCCAGGCACTGATTGAGCGCGCCATTGAGCTGGGGGCCGATGCCTTGCTGGTGCATCACGGGTATTTCTGGAAAGGCGAATCCCAGCCGGTGAGGGGCATCAAGCGCCGCCGGCTGAAGGCGCTGCTGGAGCATGACATCAACCTGTATGCCTATCACCTCCCCCTGGACATCGCCCCCGAGCTTGGCAACAACGCGCAACTGGCACGGTTGCTGGATATTGCGGTGACCGGGCCGCTTGAGCCCGGCAATCCCCTGTCGGTGGCCATGCAGGGTGAGCTGGGGACGCCGGTCAGCGGCGCCGAACTGGCTAACCGCATTGAGCAACGACTCGGCCGCTCTGTGCTGCATGTGGGCGAGGGCGGCCCTCAGAGCATTCGGCGGGTGGGCTGGTGCACCGGCGGTGGCCAGGGTTATATCGATCTGGCGGCGGCGCAGGGCATGGATGCCTTTATCAGTGGGGAAGTCTCCGAGCAGACGGTGCACTCGGCCAGGGAGCAGGGCATTCATTTCTTTGCCGCCGGCCACCATGCCACCGAACGCTATGGGGTCAAGGCGCTGGGCGAATGGCTGACCCAGGCACATGGAATCCAGGTGGATTTTGTCGATATCGACAACCCGGCATAA
- the moaD gene encoding molybdopterin synthase sulfur carrier subunit, with protein MIKVVFFARVREQLGEDELSLNAEFTDVNALREHLAGRNDTWAQVLADNSLLVAVNHEVATPGTALKDGDEVAFFPPVTGG; from the coding sequence ATGATTAAAGTGGTATTTTTTGCCCGCGTGCGGGAACAACTGGGCGAGGATGAGCTGTCTCTCAACGCCGAATTTACCGATGTGAACGCCCTGCGGGAACATCTGGCCGGCCGTAATGACACCTGGGCTCAGGTGCTGGCCGATAACAGCCTGCTGGTGGCGGTCAATCATGAAGTGGCCACTCCCGGCACGGCGCTCAAGGACGGAGACGAAGTTGCGTTCTTTCCGCCGGTCACCGGAGGCTGA
- a CDS encoding cytochrome c3 family protein: protein MANKHGLLRRLWRIFRSPSRVAVGVVLFLGFVGGVVFWGGFNTALELTNTETFCISCHEMRDNVYLEYRDTIHYANRSGVRASCPDCHVPHEWTHKIVRKVAASKEVWGKITGIIDTPEKFEAHRRHMAEREWQRMKETDSRECRNCHNFDYMDFSVQGSRAAAAHSTSLASGEKTCIDCHKGIAHQLPDMHDVAGF from the coding sequence ATGGCGAACAAACATGGGTTGTTGCGGCGTTTGTGGAGAATCTTTCGTTCGCCCAGCCGAGTGGCCGTCGGTGTGGTGCTGTTTCTGGGTTTTGTCGGCGGTGTGGTGTTCTGGGGCGGCTTTAACACCGCACTTGAGCTGACCAACACCGAGACCTTCTGTATCAGTTGTCATGAAATGCGCGACAACGTGTATTTGGAATACCGGGATACCATTCACTATGCCAACCGCTCCGGGGTCAGGGCCAGTTGCCCCGATTGCCATGTGCCCCACGAATGGACCCACAAAATAGTCCGCAAGGTGGCGGCCTCCAAGGAAGTATGGGGCAAGATCACCGGTATTATCGACACGCCGGAGAAGTTCGAGGCCCATCGCCGGCACATGGCGGAGCGGGAGTGGCAACGCATGAAGGAAACCGACTCCCGGGAATGCCGTAACTGCCATAACTTTGATTATATGGACTTCAGCGTGCAGGGCAGCCGTGCCGCCGCGGCCCATTCCACCTCTTTGGCCAGTGGTGAAAAAACCTGCATTGACTGCCATAAGGGCATCGCTCACCAATTACCCGACATGCATGACGTGGCCGGTTTCTGA
- the moaA gene encoding GTP 3',8-cyclase MoaA codes for MLELQDAFARKFHYLRLSVTDVCNFRCQYCLPDGYRPDGRKSFLTLDEIRHITRAFAAMGTNKVRITGGEPSMRRDFTDIIEAVASTPGIRKVATTTNGYRMAERVADWRSAGLDAINVSLDSLDPRMFHQITGQNRFHEVMAGIDAAFTAGFEQVKVNTVLMRGLNDGELGEFLAWIKSSPIQLRFIELMQTGEMDELFERHHVRGAAIKEKLLEAGWQQRVRAHNDGPAEVFWHADYVGEIGLIMPYAQDFCASCNRLRVSALGKLHLCLFGEYGVDLRDLLQSPGQQAALQRRLREALADKKATHFLHQGHSGMTPHLASIGG; via the coding sequence ATGCTGGAATTACAAGACGCGTTCGCGCGCAAATTTCATTATCTGCGGCTGTCGGTCACCGACGTCTGCAACTTTCGCTGTCAGTATTGCCTGCCCGACGGTTATCGGCCGGACGGGCGCAAGTCGTTTCTGACCCTGGACGAAATTCGTCATATCACGCGGGCTTTTGCCGCCATGGGCACCAACAAGGTGCGTATCACCGGGGGCGAGCCGTCCATGCGCCGGGACTTCACCGACATCATTGAGGCGGTGGCATCGACCCCGGGCATTCGCAAGGTGGCCACCACCACCAACGGCTATCGCATGGCCGAGCGGGTGGCCGACTGGCGCAGCGCCGGGCTGGATGCCATCAATGTCAGCCTCGACAGCCTGGATCCGCGCATGTTTCATCAGATCACCGGCCAGAACCGTTTTCACGAGGTGATGGCGGGCATTGATGCCGCCTTTACCGCCGGCTTTGAACAGGTCAAGGTCAATACCGTGTTGATGCGCGGCCTCAACGACGGCGAGCTGGGGGAGTTTCTGGCCTGGATTAAATCCAGTCCCATTCAGCTGCGTTTTATCGAGCTGATGCAGACCGGCGAAATGGACGAACTGTTTGAACGCCACCATGTGCGCGGTGCCGCCATCAAGGAAAAACTGCTGGAGGCGGGTTGGCAACAGCGGGTGCGGGCCCACAACGACGGTCCGGCCGAAGTGTTCTGGCACGCGGACTATGTGGGCGAAATCGGCCTTATCATGCCCTACGCTCAGGACTTCTGCGCCAGCTGCAACCGGCTCAGGGTTTCGGCCCTGGGCAAGCTGCACCTGTGCCTGTTTGGTGAGTACGGGGTGGATCTGCGTGATCTGCTGCAGAGCCCGGGCCAGCAGGCGGCTCTGCAGCGCCGCCTGCGTGAAGCCCTGGCCGACAAAAAGGCCACCCATTTTCTGCATCAGGGGCACAGCGGCATGACCCCGCACCTCGCCTCCATCGGCGGTTAA
- the moaB gene encoding molybdenum cofactor biosynthesis protein B, translating into MSHASQELVPLNIAVLTVSDTRTEDTDTSGRFLVDALTGAGHRLAEKAILKDDKYQIRALVSRWIASPEVQVVIITGGTGFTGRDTTPEAVGPLLDTQIDGFGELFRHITYQELGTSTVQSRALGGLANRTAVFCLPGSTGACRTGWNGILAEQLDARHKPCNFVQHLV; encoded by the coding sequence ATGAGTCATGCAAGCCAGGAGTTGGTACCGCTCAATATCGCGGTACTCACCGTTTCCGATACCCGTACCGAAGACACCGACACCTCGGGCCGTTTTCTGGTTGATGCGCTCACCGGCGCCGGCCACCGACTGGCCGAAAAGGCCATTTTAAAAGACGACAAGTACCAGATCCGCGCCCTGGTGTCTCGCTGGATTGCCAGCCCGGAGGTACAGGTGGTGATCATCACCGGTGGCACCGGCTTTACCGGCCGTGACACCACTCCCGAGGCGGTGGGTCCGCTGCTCGATACCCAGATTGACGGCTTTGGCGAGCTGTTTCGCCATATCACCTATCAGGAGCTGGGCACCTCCACGGTACAGAGCCGTGCCCTGGGCGGCCTGGCCAACCGCACCGCGGTGTTCTGCCTGCCGGGCTCCACCGGCGCCTGCCGCACCGGCTGGAATGGCATTCTCGCCGAGCAGCTCGACGCCCGCCACAAGCCCTGCAACTTTGTGCAGCACCTGGTGTAA
- the napF gene encoding ferredoxin-type protein NapF, with the protein MGTLDLSRRRWLKGGPGADRLTQSLPWAVDRALFSDGCSRCGDCLKACPEHIITHADGGFPAVDFTLGECTFCGDCVRACSEPLFNPTTETPWRQHAVLKNTCLAHRGVHCRSCEDGCGPAAIRFRPRLGGVSVPELNREVCNGCGGCVAACPVGAIEIVKERSKHE; encoded by the coding sequence ATGGGCACACTCGATTTATCCAGGCGGCGCTGGCTCAAGGGAGGGCCGGGCGCCGACCGCCTCACCCAGTCGCTGCCCTGGGCGGTGGACCGGGCACTCTTCAGTGATGGCTGTTCCCGCTGTGGCGACTGCCTGAAGGCCTGTCCCGAGCACATCATTACCCATGCCGATGGCGGCTTTCCGGCCGTTGATTTTACTCTGGGGGAATGCACCTTTTGCGGTGACTGTGTCAGAGCCTGCAGTGAACCCTTGTTTAACCCAACCACTGAGACCCCCTGGCGCCAGCATGCGGTGTTGAAGAACACCTGCCTGGCGCACCGGGGCGTGCACTGCCGCAGTTGTGAAGACGGCTGTGGGCCTGCGGCCATTCGTTTTCGCCCCCGGCTGGGGGGCGTGTCGGTGCCCGAGCTGAACCGGGAGGTCTGTAATGGCTGTGGCGGTTGCGTGGCAGCCTGCCCGGTGGGGGCCATTGAGATTGTGAAGGAGAGGAGCAAGCATGAGTGA
- a CDS encoding chaperone NapD produces the protein MMTQQEWHMATLVVYCHPERMKAVTVAIEDLPEAEVPVAGEQGKLVVMLEGPEQHHLKYHIDHISALDGVVSVTLICQEPVVFKVGEGIVVAP, from the coding sequence ATGATGACACAACAAGAATGGCACATGGCCACCCTGGTGGTGTATTGCCACCCGGAGCGAATGAAGGCGGTGACCGTTGCCATTGAAGACCTGCCGGAGGCGGAAGTGCCGGTGGCCGGTGAACAGGGCAAGCTGGTGGTGATGCTGGAAGGACCCGAACAACATCACCTCAAATACCATATCGATCATATTTCCGCGCTGGACGGGGTGGTGTCGGTGACCCTGATCTGCCAGGAGCCGGTCGTGTTTAAGGTCGGTGAGGGCATTGTCGTGGCTCCCTGA
- the napA gene encoding nitrate reductase catalytic subunit NapA: protein MTLNRRDFMKANAVAAAAAAAGLALPAGATNLITSREQTEIKWDKAPCRFCGTGCSVLVGSQNGRVVATQGDPQAPVNRGLNCIKGYFLSKIMYGKDRLTTPLLRMTDGKYDKHGEFTPISWEQAFDIMAEKWKAALKEKGPEAVGMFGSGQWTIMEGYAAAKLYKAGFRSNNLDPNARHCMASAVAGFMRTFGMDEPMGCYDDIEATDAFVLWGSNMAEMHPILWSRLTDRRLSAAHVRVHVLSTFEHRSFELADNGMVFRPQTDLAILNYIAHYIIENGHVNQDFVARHVRFARGETDIGYGLRPTHPRQAAAANPDSGASSPMSFEEFAAFVADYDVNTVAKLSGVPVERLQALAKAYANPNTRVVSFWTMGFNQHTRGTWANNMVYNIHLLTGKISEPGNSPFSLTGQPSACGTAREVGTFAHRLPADMVVANPKHRATAEKIWKLPEGTINPVPGYHAVLQNRMLKDGRLNAYWVMCNNNMQAAANMNEESLPGYRNPDNFVVVSDPYPTVTAQAADLVLPTAMWVEKEGGYGNAERRTQLWYQQVRAPEGARSDLWQLMEFSKRFTMEEVWPEALLAQMPAYRGKTLYEVLFENGQVDRFPAEDCRNEFNDERDHFGFYVQKGLFEEYAEFGRGHGHDLAPYDRYHQERGLRWPVVNGEETRWRYREGYDPYVAKGTGVQFYGHKDNKAVIFALPYEPAAEEPDDEFDLWLSTGRVLEHWHSGSMTRRVPELHRSYPAAQVFMHPDDAKARGLRRGDEVRVASRRGEMKTRLETRGRNRPPRGLVFVPWFDESQLINRLTLDATCPLSKETDYKKCAVRVTRA, encoded by the coding sequence ATGACACTGAATCGTCGCGACTTTATGAAAGCCAATGCCGTGGCGGCGGCGGCCGCAGCCGCCGGGCTGGCGCTGCCGGCCGGCGCCACCAATCTCATCACCAGCCGGGAGCAGACCGAGATCAAGTGGGACAAGGCGCCCTGTCGCTTCTGCGGCACCGGCTGCTCGGTGCTGGTTGGCTCGCAAAACGGTCGAGTGGTGGCCACCCAGGGGGATCCACAGGCACCGGTGAACCGGGGCCTGAACTGCATCAAGGGCTATTTTCTGTCGAAAATCATGTACGGCAAGGACAGGCTGACCACCCCGCTGCTGCGCATGACCGACGGAAAATACGACAAGCACGGTGAATTCACGCCCATCAGCTGGGAGCAGGCCTTTGATATCATGGCCGAAAAGTGGAAGGCGGCGCTGAAGGAAAAAGGCCCGGAAGCCGTGGGCATGTTCGGATCCGGCCAGTGGACCATCATGGAGGGCTATGCCGCCGCCAAGCTGTACAAGGCCGGTTTTCGTTCCAATAACCTGGATCCCAACGCCCGCCACTGCATGGCGTCGGCGGTGGCCGGCTTTATGCGCACCTTTGGCATGGACGAGCCCATGGGCTGCTATGACGACATTGAAGCCACCGACGCCTTTGTGCTGTGGGGCTCCAACATGGCGGAGATGCACCCCATTCTGTGGTCGCGGCTGACCGACCGCCGGCTGAGTGCAGCTCATGTGCGGGTGCATGTGCTGTCCACCTTTGAGCACCGCAGCTTTGAGCTGGCCGACAATGGCATGGTGTTCCGGCCTCAAACCGATCTGGCCATTCTCAACTACATCGCCCACTACATCATTGAAAACGGCCACGTCAATCAGGACTTTGTCGCTCGTCATGTGCGCTTTGCCCGGGGCGAAACCGACATCGGTTACGGCCTGCGCCCCACCCACCCGCGCCAGGCCGCCGCCGCCAATCCCGATTCGGGGGCGTCCAGCCCCATGAGTTTCGAGGAATTCGCCGCCTTTGTGGCCGACTATGACGTGAATACCGTGGCCAAGCTCTCCGGCGTGCCCGTCGAGCGCCTGCAGGCGCTGGCAAAGGCGTATGCGAATCCGAATACCAGGGTGGTGTCGTTCTGGACCATGGGCTTTAACCAGCATACTCGGGGCACCTGGGCCAACAACATGGTCTACAACATTCATCTACTCACCGGCAAGATATCCGAGCCCGGCAACAGCCCGTTTTCCCTCACCGGTCAGCCCTCTGCCTGCGGTACCGCCCGGGAAGTGGGCACCTTTGCCCACCGGCTGCCCGCCGACATGGTGGTGGCCAACCCCAAGCACCGCGCGACGGCGGAAAAAATCTGGAAGCTGCCTGAGGGCACCATCAATCCCGTGCCCGGTTATCACGCTGTGCTGCAAAACCGCATGCTCAAGGACGGCAGGCTCAATGCCTACTGGGTGATGTGTAACAACAACATGCAGGCGGCGGCCAACATGAACGAGGAAAGCCTGCCCGGCTACCGCAATCCCGACAACTTTGTGGTGGTGTCGGATCCGTACCCCACGGTCACCGCCCAGGCGGCGGATCTGGTGCTGCCCACCGCCATGTGGGTGGAAAAGGAAGGGGGCTACGGCAATGCCGAGCGCCGCACTCAGCTGTGGTATCAGCAGGTCAGGGCGCCGGAAGGGGCACGCTCGGATTTGTGGCAGCTGATGGAATTTTCCAAACGCTTCACCATGGAAGAGGTCTGGCCCGAGGCGCTGCTGGCGCAAATGCCCGCATACCGAGGCAAGACCCTGTATGAGGTGCTGTTCGAGAATGGTCAGGTCGACCGCTTTCCCGCCGAGGATTGCAGGAACGAGTTTAACGACGAGCGGGATCACTTCGGCTTTTACGTGCAAAAGGGGCTGTTTGAGGAATATGCCGAGTTCGGCCGGGGCCATGGCCACGATCTGGCGCCCTACGACCGTTACCACCAGGAGCGCGGGCTGCGCTGGCCGGTGGTGAACGGCGAGGAAACCCGGTGGCGCTATCGGGAAGGGTACGACCCTTACGTGGCAAAAGGCACCGGCGTGCAGTTTTACGGCCACAAGGACAACAAGGCGGTGATTTTTGCGCTGCCCTATGAGCCGGCGGCGGAGGAGCCCGATGATGAATTCGATCTCTGGTTGTCCACCGGCCGGGTACTGGAGCACTGGCACTCCGGCTCCATGACCCGCCGAGTGCCCGAACTGCACCGCTCCTATCCGGCGGCCCAGGTGTTTATGCATCCGGACGATGCCAAAGCCCGTGGCCTGCGCCGGGGCGATGAAGTGCGGGTGGCTTCCCGCCGGGGCGAAATGAAAACCCGGCTTGAAACCCGGGGCCGCAACCGGCCACCCAGAGGCCTGGTATTCGTGCCCTGGTTTGATGAAAGCCAGCTGATCAACCGCCTGACCCTGGACGCGACCTGCCCGCTGTCCAAGGAAACCGATTACAAGAAGTGTGCCGTCAGAGTGACCAGAGCATAA
- a CDS encoding chaperone NapD — MSEQEWHVASLVVYCRPKQVAAVIATIEAEPGAEVPVSGEQGKLVVALEGAGQRHIVEHIDRIAALAGVVSTTLIYHEFAELVPGEESA; from the coding sequence ATGAGTGAGCAGGAATGGCATGTGGCCAGCCTGGTGGTGTATTGCCGGCCCAAGCAGGTAGCGGCGGTGATCGCCACCATTGAAGCCGAGCCCGGCGCCGAGGTGCCGGTGTCCGGTGAGCAGGGCAAGTTGGTGGTGGCCCTGGAAGGCGCAGGCCAGCGCCATATTGTTGAGCATATCGACCGCATCGCCGCCCTGGCGGGCGTGGTGTCCACCACCCTGATTTATCATGAATTTGCCGAGCTTGTGCCCGGAGAGGAGTCAGCATGA
- a CDS encoding nitrate reductase cytochrome c-type subunit, translated as MSITARPLLGPLLLALAGLAVAAPDAGNLEALRGSMHLDRDPAPARIADPLKDQGIQDREYIHQPPLVPHQVRGYEVDLKVNQCLSCHGWKNAADRNAPRVSPTHYESRDGLTLSDISPRRYFCLQCHVPQTGAKPLVENTFTPVESLR; from the coding sequence ATGAGCATCACCGCAAGACCGTTATTGGGGCCACTGTTGCTGGCTCTGGCCGGACTGGCCGTGGCCGCCCCCGACGCCGGCAACCTCGAGGCCCTGCGGGGCAGCATGCACCTGGACCGGGATCCGGCACCGGCCCGCATTGCCGATCCGCTCAAGGATCAGGGGATTCAGGACAGGGAGTATATTCACCAACCGCCGCTGGTGCCCCATCAGGTGCGTGGTTACGAGGTGGATCTCAAGGTGAACCAGTGCCTGTCGTGCCATGGCTGGAAAAACGCCGCCGATCGCAATGCGCCCCGAGTCAGCCCGACCCATTATGAAAGCCGGGACGGCCTGACCCTGAGCGACATCAGCCCCCGACGTTATTTCTGCCTGCAATGCCACGTACCCCAGACCGGTGCCAAACCGCTGGTGGAAAATACCTTTACGCCGGTTGAGTCACTGCGCTAG
- a CDS encoding Hpt domain-containing protein, with translation MADWSALQQRLPLMDKARLAQLDGELGTDTLHRLLGLFLEDGRLQGEALSRAFADGDFEQMAKSCHSLKSACGSYGALRCQFLAEKLEAGCRQQDAEATGALMVAWELALSETLSEVQAQLEAR, from the coding sequence ATGGCTGACTGGAGTGCGTTGCAGCAACGCTTGCCGCTGATGGATAAGGCGCGCCTGGCCCAGCTTGACGGCGAGCTGGGCACCGACACCCTGCATCGCCTGCTCGGCTTGTTTCTTGAAGACGGCCGGCTTCAGGGGGAGGCCCTGAGCAGGGCCTTTGCTGACGGAGACTTCGAGCAGATGGCCAAGTCCTGCCACAGCCTGAAATCGGCCTGTGGCAGCTACGGTGCCCTGCGTTGTCAGTTTCTGGCAGAAAAGCTGGAAGCTGGCTGTCGCCAGCAGGATGCCGAGGCAACCGGTGCACTGATGGTGGCCTGGGAACTGGCCCTGAGCGAAACCCTGAGCGAGGTGCAGGCGCAGCTGGAAGCGCGCTAA
- a CDS encoding DUF1853 family protein, which translates to MSPLLDELLTSLRNNQVRDLAWAIGSPGLLPGLQEAPADQWYEQLLRDYHPRLLALDSHPDLLHRHCGDCLRLGQYFEALWHFFLLDNPRFQVLGFNRQQVVAGRTLGAFDLLLWDNQHRRVEHWELAVKFYLITDTRQPRDSALGINPCDRLRRKLDHMQQHQLRLSQRPEVKRSLAAEGLMPSHTRLVLKGRLFYPLDAPLPKGHEARTGRWGHEAPAHGFEPQHKLGWMTGGRKTDDIRQRQNYRDAKGNWYVKVERNWNEER; encoded by the coding sequence ATGAGCCCTTTACTGGACGAACTGCTGACCTCCCTCCGCAATAATCAGGTGCGCGATTTGGCCTGGGCCATCGGCAGCCCCGGCTTGCTGCCCGGGCTACAAGAGGCCCCTGCGGATCAATGGTATGAGCAGTTGCTACGAGACTATCACCCTCGCCTACTGGCGCTCGACAGCCACCCCGACCTGCTGCACCGCCACTGTGGGGATTGTCTCCGTCTGGGACAGTATTTTGAGGCCTTGTGGCATTTTTTCTTGCTGGATAACCCGCGCTTTCAGGTGCTGGGCTTTAACCGTCAGCAGGTGGTGGCCGGACGCACCCTGGGGGCCTTTGATCTTCTGCTGTGGGACAACCAGCACCGCCGGGTAGAGCACTGGGAGCTGGCGGTGAAATTTTACCTGATCACCGACACCCGACAGCCCAGAGACAGTGCCCTTGGCATCAATCCCTGCGACAGGCTGAGACGCAAACTGGACCATATGCAGCAACACCAACTGCGCCTGAGTCAGCGTCCCGAAGTAAAGCGCTCCCTGGCGGCGGAAGGACTGATGCCCTCTCATACCCGGCTAGTGCTCAAGGGCAGGCTGTTTTATCCCCTTGATGCGCCCCTGCCCAAGGGGCACGAAGCACGCACTGGCCGCTGGGGTCATGAGGCACCCGCACACGGCTTCGAGCCCCAGCACAAGTTGGGCTGGATGACGGGAGGGCGCAAGACCGACGACATTCGGCAACGTCAGAACTACCGGGATGCAAAAGGAAACTGGTACGTAAAAGTGGAGCGTAACTGGAACGAAGAAAGATAA
- the moaC gene encoding cyclic pyranopterin monophosphate synthase MoaC, with product MSELTHINASGEANMVDVSDKAVTSREARAEAWVLMTPDTLALIVEGRHHKGDVFATARIAGIMAAKKTSDLIPLCHPLALSKVEVKLEADGERGGVRIESYCKLAGQTGVEMEALTAASVAALTIYDMCKAVQKDMLIDGVRLLEKRGGKSGEFKAK from the coding sequence ATGAGCGAACTGACCCACATCAATGCCTCGGGCGAGGCCAACATGGTGGACGTGAGCGACAAGGCGGTGACCAGTCGTGAGGCCCGGGCCGAGGCCTGGGTACTGATGACCCCCGACACCCTGGCGCTTATCGTGGAAGGCCGGCATCACAAGGGCGATGTGTTCGCCACTGCCCGCATCGCCGGCATCATGGCCGCCAAAAAAACGTCCGATCTCATTCCCCTTTGCCATCCGCTGGCACTGTCCAAGGTCGAAGTCAAACTCGAAGCCGACGGCGAGCGGGGCGGGGTGCGCATAGAAAGCTACTGCAAGCTGGCAGGCCAGACCGGGGTGGAAATGGAAGCCCTCACCGCCGCCTCGGTGGCGGCGCTGACCATTTACGACATGTGCAAGGCGGTACAGAAAGATATGCTGATCGACGGCGTACGCCTGCTGGAAAAACGGGGCGGCAAGTCCGGGGAGTTCAAGGCCAAATGA
- a CDS encoding sigma-54-dependent transcriptional regulator, translating to MLEERLSVLMVEDTPSLAAMYQAFLQDEPLDLTVVSSGQLALEHIRRASPDILLLDLNLPDMPGMNILQWLHEEQRNITTIVMTAHGSVDVAVDAMRFGAHDFISKPVEAERLKVTLHNTMQFRHLNQLVNQYRHEMERERFQGFIGESLPMQKVYRLIENAAPSTATVFITGESGTGKEVCAEAIHQLSGRAEGPFIALNCAAIPRDLMESELFGHIKGAFTGALQDRDGAVSRAHGGTLFMDEICEMDLELQSKLLRFLQTGFIQPVGSSHHVKVDVRIVCATNRDPLVEVEQGRFREDLYYRLHVIPVHLPPLRERGADVISIATALVRQASREEGKEFVGLSEATKDRLQAYHWPGNVRQLQNVIRNAVVLHQGEWIEVDMLPAPLDRSLTQPREGQGAAAPVVPQPILPLAVIERQAIERTIAHCDGNISRAAALLEVSPSTIYRKLQSWGSDHG from the coding sequence ATGCTAGAGGAAAGGCTGAGCGTCCTGATGGTGGAAGACACCCCATCGCTGGCGGCCATGTATCAGGCATTTTTGCAGGACGAGCCTTTGGACCTGACCGTGGTCAGCAGCGGCCAGCTGGCGCTGGAGCATATTCGCCGCGCCTCCCCCGACATTTTGCTGCTGGATCTGAACCTGCCGGACATGCCGGGCATGAACATTTTACAATGGCTGCACGAAGAGCAGCGTAACATCACCACCATCGTCATGACGGCACATGGCTCGGTGGACGTGGCGGTCGATGCCATGCGCTTTGGTGCCCACGACTTTATCAGCAAGCCGGTGGAAGCCGAGCGGCTCAAGGTGACCCTGCACAATACCATGCAGTTTCGCCACCTCAATCAGCTGGTCAATCAGTACCGCCATGAGATGGAGCGGGAGCGTTTTCAGGGTTTCATCGGAGAAAGCCTGCCGATGCAGAAGGTATACCGGCTCATTGAAAACGCCGCACCCAGCACCGCCACCGTGTTTATTACCGGAGAAAGCGGCACCGGCAAGGAAGTCTGCGCCGAGGCCATTCACCAGCTCAGCGGCCGGGCCGAAGGGCCTTTTATCGCCCTGAACTGTGCCGCCATTCCTCGGGATCTGATGGAAAGTGAGTTGTTCGGCCATATCAAGGGCGCCTTTACCGGCGCATTGCAGGACAGGGATGGTGCCGTCAGTCGAGCCCATGGCGGCACCCTGTTTATGGACGAAATCTGCGAAATGGATCTGGAGCTGCAAAGCAAGCTGTTGCGTTTTTTGCAGACCGGCTTTATTCAGCCGGTCGGCAGTTCCCACCACGTCAAGGTGGACGTGCGCATCGTCTGCGCGACCAACCGGGATCCCCTGGTGGAAGTGGAGCAGGGCCGGTTTCGGGAAGATCTTTACTATCGGTTGCACGTGATCCCGGTGCACCTGCCGCCCCTGCGCGAACGAGGCGCCGATGTCATCAGTATAGCCACTGCCCTGGTACGGCAGGCATCCCGGGAAGAGGGTAAGGAGTTTGTGGGGCTGTCCGAGGCCACCAAGGACCGGCTGCAGGCCTATCACTGGCCGGGCAACGTGCGTCAGCTGCAAAACGTGATTCGCAACGCCGTGGTTCTGCATCAGGGGGAGTGGATTGAGGTGGACATGCTGCCGGCACCCCTCGATCGTTCCCTGACCCAGCCGAGGGAAGGGCAGGGCGCCGCGGCGCCGGTAGTGCCGCAGCCGATATTGCCGCTGGCGGTGATTGAACGTCAGGCCATAGAGCGCACCATCGCCCACTGTGACGGCAATATTTCCCGGGCCGCCGCCCTGCTGGAGGTGAGTCCGTCCACCATTTATCGCAAGCTGCAGAGTTGGGGTAGCGACCATGGCTGA